GGTGGAATTAGTCCTGAAAAGGGGTGGTGCCGATGTGGCCGCGTAGCCTGCGCGGACGGCTGTTGATCCTGACGGTGGTCGTTGTTGCCCTGCCGATTCTGGTGGCGGGCTATTTCATGATGTTCAGCGCCGAGCAGGCGCTGGTGGCGGAGAAGCAGCAGAAGCTTTTCGGCGCGGCCCGGATGCTGGACAGGCACCTCGTCGGCAGCTACGACGATATTCTGGACCGGCACAGTCCTCCGGGGGCCGGGCGCGATGAGCGGATCGCCGTTTTGAACCGCGAGCTGGCCGCCTTCACCGACCAGGTGGCGGCCGCTTATCCCGGCATCGGCGTGGGTTATTATTCGCGCGATCTGGACGCGATCGTTACTTATGGACCGAGCAATGTTTACGCCGATAAGGTCGGTCTGCCGATCGGCCCGACCCACGAGGGACGCATCGTGATGGCAACCGGCAGCCCGCGCGTTCAGGAGGGCGCCCTTGTCCGCGGCGAGATTATGAACGCGATGCATCCGGTTGCCAGGAACGGCAAGGTTATCGGCTATATCTGGGCCAACGAGTTGACGGCCGATATCCAGTTGCAGATCCGCGCCATGACCCGGCAGGCTTATCTGGCGATCGCCCTCGGCCTTATCCTCGGAATCACCGGCGTCGTTTATCTCGTAGGCTGGCTGGCCACCGATATCGAACGGATAAAAGGCGGCCTGATGCGCCTGAAGGGCGATCTGACCCATCAGTTGCCCCGCCTCGGCGGCGAGATGGGCGAGATTTCGGCGGCTATCAACGATATGGCTCACAGCCTGGCGGCCAAAAGACGGCTGGAGGAGC
The sequence above is drawn from the Sporomusaceae bacterium genome and encodes:
- a CDS encoding ATP-binding protein; this translates as MWPRSLRGRLLILTVVVVALPILVAGYFMMFSAEQALVAEKQQKLFGAARMLDRHLVGSYDDILDRHSPPGAGRDERIAVLNRELAAFTDQVAAAYPGIGVGYYSRDLDAIVTYGPSNVYADKVGLPIGPTHEGRIVMATGSPRVQEGALVRGEIMNAMHPVARNGKVIGYIWANELTADIQLQIRAMTRQAYLAIALGLILGITGVVYLVGWLATDIERIKGGLMRLKGDLTHQLPRLGGEMGEISAAINDMAHSLAAKRRLEEQVQRAERLALAGELAAGLAHEIRNPMMAVKGFAQLLREEITPAEQSEYTDIIIKETARMNRLIEELLTFARPPASGVGPADINTVVADSLLLIEPKAARSRIEIVRSFAPGLPMVNVDSERFKQVLINVLINAGQAVDHDGEINIRTFFDAGDRTVRVSIADTGVGIAPENVGKLFDPFFTTKDDGTGLGLSVADRLMESWGGKILVDSTLGRGSVFTLVLPALEGDSHECQ